GTAACTCTGTCATCTCGCCGTAGTATTTAGTTCCTATTTTACTCAGGTGACTTTCGATGTAAATCATCTCTTCAAGATTATCGAATTGACCATCGATTTCTAATACAGAAACCTCTTGACCGTAGTAGCTATCTGGTCCGTAGAACATTTTCAGACCCGGATAAGCGCAGGTAAGTTTACGACCGCAGGGTCTCCAGTCGATGGTAGAACCTTCATCGAATAGATAAGCAGGTTGGAAGCCTTCTATACCTTCTTTTTGGACCAGACGAACGCGCAGAATTCTACTTTCGTCATCTTTTATCAATTGAGTAGATAAAATTTGAATGACCACATCAGCGTACTGTTTTTGAGGGTCGATATAGGCTTCAAAATCAGGTTTTCTAGCGTTAATCGAAGCGAGCACGTCTTCATAGGTATGACCTCTTTCAGCCATATCTCTCTGGATTTTCCAGTTAATTTTTACCTCTTCGCTAATATCGAGGTAAACACCGAAGTCTACTAATTCTCTGACTCTGGCGTCATAGAAAGGGTGAAGACCCTCGATCACTATTACTTTATTGGGCTCAACGCGTTCGGGTGGGTCAATCTCACCAGTTTCATGGTTGTAGATTGGTTTATCTACGGCTTTTCTTTCTTTGAGCGCTTTGATCTGTTCGTACATCAAATCAAAGTTATTAGCTTTGGGGTCAAGTGCGGTTACTCCTGCCGCTTTTCTGCCCTTACGGTCTAAACTATGATAGTCATCTAGACAAATAACCGTCATAAACTCTTCACCAAATAAATCTACTAGGCGACGTAGAAAAGTTGACTTTCCACATCCGGAGTCCCCAGCGACACCAATAACTACCACGCGATCTAACTGAGTGGTCATAGCTTCCCTCTAACGCTAAAGTGTTTTCTTATTCGAGCAGGACATTATCCAAGCTGACAACTACTTGGACTAGAAATCGGTCTAAAAGCAATTAATTGAACTGAAGTCCGATTCTTAGGAGTATTTGATCCCAGATACTTATGGGCAAATTCTACCAGAAGCCAGCTATTTCTACAAGTGGCAAATCAGAGTAACAGAACTATTATTTTTGATGGTAGTTGCGAGAAATATGAGAATTAAGTTAAATTTAGTAACAGAAGCCCTAACTTCTATTTGACAAAAAAGAAAAAATAAGCTAGCAGAATTTACTGATGAAAATTTCTTGGAGAACTATACTACTTTGGTCGGTACCTATTTTAGTGATAGGATTCTTTGTCTGGCAAGGAGCCTTTGCGACTGACACCAGTAACCTAGGGAGTAACACCGCTAGCGCCAGGATGACCTACGGTCGCTTCATGGAGTATTTAGAAGCAGATAGAGTCAAAAGTGTAGACCTATACGAAGGCGGTAGAACGGCGATTGTAGAAGCGGTTGATCCAGATTTAGATAACCGAGTACAACGCTTAAGAGTAGATTTACCGAGCAACTCACCCGAATTGATCAGCAAACTGAGAGAGAATAATATAAGCATAGATGCTCACCCTACCAGAAGCGAAGGCGCGATTTGGGGAGTATTGGGTAACTTAATTTTTCCAGTGCTACTGATTGGCTCTCTATTCTTCTTGTTCCGTCGCTCCAACAATATACCCGGAGGACCAGGTCAAGCGATGAGCTTCGGGAAATCTCGGGCTCGTTTTCAGATGGAAGCCAAAACAGGCGTAATGTTTGAAGATGTAGCGGGTGTTGACGAAGCCAAAGAAGAGTTAGAAGAAGTTGTTACCTTTTTGAAACAACCAGAAAAATTTACCGCGGTGGGCGCCAGCATACCCAAAGGCGTACTGTTAGTAGGTCCTCCAGGAACAGGAAAAACCCTCCTCGCTAAAGCGATCGCCGGAGAAGCAGGAGTGCCTTTTTTCAGTATCTCTGGTTCAGAATTCGTAGAAATGTTCGTAGGTGTGGGAGCATCTCGCGTCAGAGACCTCTTTAAAAAAGCCAAAGAAAACGCTCCCTGTTTGATTTTCATCGATGAAATCGACGCAGTGGGACGTCAACGGGGCGCCGGAATCGGTGGAGGTAACGACGAAAGAGAACAAACCCTCAACCAATTACTTACAGAAATGGATGGATTCGAGGGGAATAACGGCATCATTATCATCGCCGCTACCAACCGTCCGGACGTATTAGACACAGCCTTGCTACGCCCAGGACGCTTCGATCGCCAAGTAACTGTAGACGCACCCGATATCAAAGGTCGAATTAAAATTCTGGAAGTTCACGCCCGTAACAAGAAATTAGCCCCAGAAATTTCCATAGAGGCGATCGCCCGTCGCACCCCTGGATTTACCGGAGCTGACTTAGCCAATCTCCTCAACGAAGCGGCTATCCTCACCGCCCGTCGTCGCAAAGAAGCCATGACCATGCTCGAAGTCGATGATGCAGTAGATCGCGTCATAGCGGGGATGGAGGGGACACCCCTAGTAGATGGCAAGAGCAAACGCTTAATCGCCTATCATGAAGTTGGTCATGCGATCGTCGGGACACTCTTGAAAGAGCACGATCCAGTCCAAAAAGTAACCCTAGTTCCTCGTGGACAAGCCCAAGGCTTAACCTGGTTTACACCCGATGAAGAACAAGGATTAACCAGTAAATCCCAATTAATGGCGCGCATCGCCGGAATCTTAGGCGGAAGAGCAGCAGAAGAAGAAATTTTCGGTTACGACGAAGTCACTACCGGAGCCGGTGGCGACCTACAACAAGTTACAACTTTAGTACGTCAAATGGTGACTCGCTTCGGTATGAGCGATTTAGGTCCTATGTCTCTAGAAAGTCAAAGCGGCGAAGTTTTTCTCGGCGGTGGTTTTATGAACCGCTCTGAATACTCCGAGGAAGTCGCAGCTCGCATCGATCACCAAGTGCGCTCCATTATCGAACATGGTCATGGTGTTGCCAGAAAAATAATTCGGGAAAATCGCGAAGTTATTGATCGCCTAGTAGATCTATTAATTGAAAAAGAAACGATTGACGGCGCTGAATTTCGTCAGATTGTGTCAGAATACACTCAGGTTCCCGAAAAAGAGCAGTTTGTACCACAGCTGTAATTAAAATGGCAAGAATTGAAACCAAGACTGAACCCATAGTTATCAACATGGGTCCCCAACATCCCTCAATGCACGGCGTTCTACGCTTAATCGTCACCCTAGATGGCGAGGACGTCGTAGATTGTGAACCCGTCATCGGTTATCTTCATCGAGGTATGGAGAAGATAGCCGAAAATCGCACCAACGTCATGTACGTTCCCTATGTAAGTCGATGGGATTACGCAGCGGGGATGTTCAACGAAGCAATTACGGTTAACGCACCAGAGAAATTAGCAGATATCGAAGTTCCCAAAAGAGCCCAATATATCCGCGTCATTATGCTCGAGCTTAATCGTATTGCTAATCACTTACTTTGGCTCGGTCCCTTTATGGCAGACGTAGGCGCTCAAACTCCCTTTTTCTACATCTTCCGAGAACGGGAAATGATCTACGATCTCTGGGAAGCCGCTACCGGAATGCGTCTGATTAACAATAACTATTTCCGCATCGGGGGAGTAGCTGTCGATTTACCCTACGGTTGGATCGATAAGTGTGAAGACTTTTGCGATCATTTTGACCCCAAAGTAGACGAATACGAAAAACTTATTACCAATAACCCGATCTTTCGACGTCGGGTAGAAGGAGTAGGTACTGTTACCCGGGAACAGGCGATTAACTGGGGTCTCAGCGGTCCTATGCTCAGAGGATCTGGCGTAAAATGGGATCTGCGCAAGGTCGATCACTACGAATGTTACGATGACTTTGACTGGGAAGTACATTGGGAAACCGCAGGAGATTGCTTCGCTCGTTACATAGTTCGGATCCGGGAAATGCGCGAATCTACTAAAATTATTCGTCAAGCACTCAAAGCGATTCCTGGAGGTCCCTACGAAAATCTAGAAGCTAAGCGTCTAGCTGAGGGAAGAAAGTCTCAATGGAATGACTTTGACTATCAATATATCGCCAAGAAAGTAGCCCCTACTTTTAAAATTCCCTCCGGAGAACACTACGTGCGTCTAGAAAGCGGTAAAGGAGAGTTGGGTATCTTCATTATTGGTAATGATAGCGTTTTTCCCTGGCGTTGGAAAATTCGCGCCCCTGACTTCAATAACCTGCAAATTTTACCCCACATTCTTAAAGGAGTAAAGGTAGCAGACGTTATGGCAATTTTAGGCAGTATTGACATCATTATGGGGTCAGTAGACCGCTAAAACTCAGAATAAATCTATAGTCCCAACGGTATTGCTGTTAGGGACTTTTTTTTATCAAGTCAACATTTGAGACATAGCGACAACCCTATTCTGGGTAAAATTGCTAACGCTATCAGAAAAAATTAAATCTGTAAGATTAATATTTTGATTCGCTGTGGCAATTAAATCTGTTACTGAACCGGTGTTAAAGAAAATAGATTGACCGGAAATTTGATAATTATCTGGACTACCATCAAGAAAGATTTGATCCAAACCTGCTTGATAATCGGTGATAGTTGCCAAATCATTATTACCACCGCCTACATAGTAAGGCACAGTACCAATAAAAGAATCGAAAATATCCCCTAAAATGAAGGTATCAGATTCAGCACCTCCAGTTAGAGTATCTCTTTCGAAGAAACCTAAGGTGGTCATAGGATCTGCACCTAAGAGAAGATCTTCATTGTCTGCGCCATTGACCAAGTCATTTCCAGCAAAACCCACGAAAAAGTTGGCATTGCGGTTACCTGCGATCGCATCATTACCAGGGGTACCAAACACATCGTCAAAGTTGTTGACTATAAAACTACCAACTCCAGTAACAGTCAGTGTATTGATATTTAAATTGACGTTAATATTCGCACTTGCGCCAGCGGTAGAAGCATTGATCAGGTTAACTGAATCATTGACAGTGTTAGTAGGAGCAATAATCGTTTCTATTCGAGCTAATCGATCTAAACCAACCACAACTGATTCACCAAAAAAATTACGTCCTAATTTTGAGATTATTCCTGTGGGTCCTAAGATAATTGCATCGGTTAGATTTACATAATCTACCGTGTCAACACCGGTATTTCCTTCAATAATGTCGTTTCCTAAGCTACCGAGTAGAGTATCATTACCATCTTGACCATCTAAATTATCGTTACCGGCTTGACCGTCCAAGAGATTGGCTACAGAACTACCAACGATAGTATCATTACTGGGACTGCCGAATACGTCAACAAAGTTCCTCAATGTAAAAATTCCCACACCGGTTACGTTCAAAGTATCAGTGCCTAGGTTAACATTGATTGAGGAACCACCTGCGCCGTCAACACTGTTAACATTGACAGTAGGAGCGATAACAGTTTCTACCCCCGTTAAAGTATCTGTACCAGCACTACCTTTATTGACTGTAACTCCTCGAGTATTTAAAGTAATTGCTTGACCGATGTTCGTATAATCTGCGGTGTCATTTCCAAAACCACCTTCTAGGCGATCGCTCCCAAAAGAACCAATCATTAAATCATTGTCGTTTTCCCCTCCTACGGTATCATTTCCGTTGCCACCATTTATAGTATCGTTGCCGTTGTTACCTGCGAGGACATCGTTTCCACTATTACCTGATAAATTGTTAGCTACTGTACTCCCTACAATCGTATCTGCATTGATCGAACCAATTACATTGATAAAGTTTTCAACGGTAAAACTACCGACAAAGGGTCCACTGACATTCAAAGTTCCAGTTGATAGATCAGCATTGGTGGTCACACC
The window above is part of the Gloeocapsa sp. PCC 73106 genome. Proteins encoded here:
- a CDS encoding NAD(P)H-quinone oxidoreductase subunit H; the encoded protein is MARIETKTEPIVINMGPQHPSMHGVLRLIVTLDGEDVVDCEPVIGYLHRGMEKIAENRTNVMYVPYVSRWDYAAGMFNEAITVNAPEKLADIEVPKRAQYIRVIMLELNRIANHLLWLGPFMADVGAQTPFFYIFREREMIYDLWEAATGMRLINNNYFRIGGVAVDLPYGWIDKCEDFCDHFDPKVDEYEKLITNNPIFRRRVEGVGTVTREQAINWGLSGPMLRGSGVKWDLRKVDHYECYDDFDWEVHWETAGDCFARYIVRIREMRESTKIIRQALKAIPGGPYENLEAKRLAEGRKSQWNDFDYQYIAKKVAPTFKIPSGEHYVRLESGKGELGIFIIGNDSVFPWRWKIRAPDFNNLQILPHILKGVKVADVMAILGSIDIIMGSVDR
- a CDS encoding phosphoribulokinase, whose protein sequence is MTTQLDRVVVIGVAGDSGCGKSTFLRRLVDLFGEEFMTVICLDDYHSLDRKGRKAAGVTALDPKANNFDLMYEQIKALKERKAVDKPIYNHETGEIDPPERVEPNKVIVIEGLHPFYDARVRELVDFGVYLDISEEVKINWKIQRDMAERGHTYEDVLASINARKPDFEAYIDPQKQYADVVIQILSTQLIKDDESRILRVRLVQKEGIEGFQPAYLFDEGSTIDWRPCGRKLTCAYPGLKMFYGPDSYYGQEVSVLEIDGQFDNLEEMIYIESHLSKIGTKYYGEMTELLLKHKDYPGSNNGSGLFQVLVGLKMRETYELLVSGENKVTAQV
- a CDS encoding calcium-binding protein, which encodes MAVIIGTVGNDSLIGTVSNDTIQGLQGNDTIVSSLRNDILDGADGFDVANYLGNITAITLLPQGTVNKGSGTDNLIKVERIIAPVGLANTIDLSPSDPGVTTNADLSTGTLNVSGPFVGSFTVENFINVIGSINADTIVGSTVANNLSGNSGNDVLAGNNGNDTINGGNGNDTVGGENDNDLMIGSFGSDRLEGGFGNDTADYTNIGQAITLNTRGVTVNKGSAGTDTLTGVETVIAPTVNVNSVDGAGGSSINVNLGTDTLNVTGVGIFTLRNFVDVFGSPSNDTIVGSSVANLLDGQAGNDNLDGQDGNDTLLGSLGNDIIEGNTGVDTVDYVNLTDAIILGPTGIISKLGRNFFGESVVVGLDRLARIETIIAPTNTVNDSVNLINASTAGASANINVNLNINTLTVTGVGSFIVNNFDDVFGTPGNDAIAGNRNANFFVGFAGNDLVNGADNEDLLLGADPMTTLGFFERDTLTGGAESDTFILGDIFDSFIGTVPYYVGGGNNDLATITDYQAGLDQIFLDGSPDNYQISGQSIFFNTGSVTDLIATANQNINLTDLIFSDSVSNFTQNRVVAMSQMLT
- the ftsH2 gene encoding ATP-dependent zinc metalloprotease FtsH2, producing the protein MKISWRTILLWSVPILVIGFFVWQGAFATDTSNLGSNTASARMTYGRFMEYLEADRVKSVDLYEGGRTAIVEAVDPDLDNRVQRLRVDLPSNSPELISKLRENNISIDAHPTRSEGAIWGVLGNLIFPVLLIGSLFFLFRRSNNIPGGPGQAMSFGKSRARFQMEAKTGVMFEDVAGVDEAKEELEEVVTFLKQPEKFTAVGASIPKGVLLVGPPGTGKTLLAKAIAGEAGVPFFSISGSEFVEMFVGVGASRVRDLFKKAKENAPCLIFIDEIDAVGRQRGAGIGGGNDEREQTLNQLLTEMDGFEGNNGIIIIAATNRPDVLDTALLRPGRFDRQVTVDAPDIKGRIKILEVHARNKKLAPEISIEAIARRTPGFTGADLANLLNEAAILTARRRKEAMTMLEVDDAVDRVIAGMEGTPLVDGKSKRLIAYHEVGHAIVGTLLKEHDPVQKVTLVPRGQAQGLTWFTPDEEQGLTSKSQLMARIAGILGGRAAEEEIFGYDEVTTGAGGDLQQVTTLVRQMVTRFGMSDLGPMSLESQSGEVFLGGGFMNRSEYSEEVAARIDHQVRSIIEHGHGVARKIIRENREVIDRLVDLLIEKETIDGAEFRQIVSEYTQVPEKEQFVPQL